From a single Rosa rugosa chromosome 7, drRosRugo1.1, whole genome shotgun sequence genomic region:
- the LOC133720546 gene encoding uncharacterized protein LOC133720546 isoform X1, which yields MSGKASSSQLSSGLSGSGALSHVYIPYLPLRCNVPGSRGLFYDDGNKLLLSPTSDQVFCWKTVPFDPTVAPTSDSLTEGPIVSIRYSLDSKFIAVQRSDQEIQFWDRGSGETFSQRCKSESESILGFFWTDCPLCDIVFVKTSGLDLFAYNSESKSLQLVETRKLNVSWYVYTHESRLVLLASGMQCKTFTGFQLSSAGIIRLPKFEMAMAKSEANNKPVLAAEDIFIVTVYGRIYCLQVDRIAMLLHSYRFYRDVVVQQGSLPIYSSKVAVSVVDNVLLVHQVDAKVVILYDIYADSRAPISAPLPLLFRGFPRSNSSSLRSNREDTESSEVNISDHEAIIYGDDWTFLVPDLIFSVSNKLLWKIHLDLEAISASSSEVPSVLEFLQRRKLEASKAKQLCLSIARTVILERRPVSTVARAIDVLVSSYSHSIKTGNYLKGTKAGKTLPTGMPHTTGPKLIADSSASRVDAIGKSIKYESSAGVDSESPNRFLTFSNSDSEEDASFFDSKIDRGKLTGAETSVSEARSSLVNNPLDANLSEQQESQLTSPAISPDEMYSFVFAPVEEEMVGEPSYLVAIIVEFLRSANLEKVEVRPNLYVLTIQLLARSERYAELGLFVLNKQILEPSKEVAMQLLESGRQNSRTRKLGLDMLRQLSLHEDYVLFLVQEGYYLEALRYARKYKVNTVRASLFLEAAFISNDSQHLAAVLRFFTDFIPGFRDTSDHNTYYRILSEMNSYIAA from the exons gtCTTCTGTTGGAAAACTGTTCCTTTTGATCCTACGGTTGCTCCTACCTCTGATTCACTTACTGAAGGGCCCATCGTATCTATTCGATATTCCTTAGACTCGAAGTTTATAGCAGTCCAAAGATCTGATCAGGAGATACAATTTTGGGATAGAGGAAGTGGAGAAACATTTAGTCAGAGGTGCAAGTCTGAGTCGGAGAGTATACTGGGGTTCTTTTGGACAGATTGTCCCTTGTGTGATATTGTTTTTGTAAAGACCAG TGGGCTGGACTTATTTGCTTACAATTCGGAGTCAAAATCACTTCAATTGGTTGAGACAAGAAAATTGAATGTCAGTTGGTATGTTTATACACATGAAAGTCGCCTGGTTCTTCTTGCTTCTGGAATGCAGTGCAAAACCTTTACCGGTTTTCAG CTTTCATCTGCAGGGATTATTCGTTTGCCAAAGTTTGAGATGGCAATGGCTAAATCCGAGGCTAACAATAAGCCCGTCCTAGCTGCTGAAGATATTTTCATTGTCACTGT CTATGGTAGAATATATTGCCTGCAAGTTGATAGGATTGCAATGCTCCTCCATTCTTATAGGTTTTACCGCGATGTGGTGGTACAACAG GGTTCTTTGCCTATTTATTCAAGCAAGGTTGCTGTGAGTGTGGTTGATAATGTACTGCTTGTGCATCAAGTTGATGCGAAGGTTGTTATACTGTATGATATTTATGCTGATTCTCGAGCTCCCATATCTGCACCACTGCCTTTACTATTCAGGGGTTTCCCCAGGTCCAATTCTTCTTCGCTGCGATCAAATAGGGAAGATACTGAAAGTTCAGAAGTGAATATAAGTGATCATGAAGCAATCATCTATGGAGATGACTGGACATTTCTTGTACCTGACCTCATATTTTCTGTTTCTAATAAACTCTTATGGAAGATCCATTTAGATCTTGAG GCAATTTCTGCCAGTAGCTCAGAAGTACCATCAGTTCTAGAATTCTTGCAGCGGCGAAAGTTGGAGGCCAGTAAG GCTAAGCAGTTGTGCTTGTCAATAGCACGCACTGTTATTCTAGAACGGAGACCTGTGTCCACAGTTGCtagggcaatagatgttttagtTTCCTCTTATTCTCACTCTATTAAGACAGGAAATTATCTTAAGGGAACCAAAGCTGGGAAGACATTACCTACTGGCATGCCACACACAACTGGTCCTAAGTTAATTGCTGATTCATCTGCCAGTAGAGTAGATGCAATTGGAAAATCCATCAAGTATGAATCTTCTGCTGGAGTGGACAGTGAATCGCCTAATAGATTTTTAACCTTTTCAAATTCGGACTCTGAGGAGGATGCTAGCTTCTTTGATAGTAAAATAGACAGAGGGAAGTTAACCGGTGCTGAAACTTCTGTATCTGAAGCTCGGTCTTCATTGGTTAACAACCCATTGGATGCTAATCTTTCTGAGCAGCAAGAGTCTCAACTTACCTCTCCAGCAATTTCACCTGATGAAATGTACAGTTTTGTGTTTGCTCCTGTAGAGGAAGAGATGGTTGGAGAACCTTCTTACTTGGTTGCTATCATTGTTGAGTTTCTTCGCAG CGCTAATTTGGAAAAGGTTGAAGTCCGTCCTAATCTTTATGTCCTGACCATCCAATTGCTAGCGCGCAGTGAGCGATATGCAGAACTTGGGCTGTTTGTCTTAAACAAG CAGATTCTTGAACCTTCTAAAGAAGTAGCGATGCAGCTCCTAGAGTCTGGCCGTCAGAATTCCCGGACAAGGAAGTTGGGTTTGGATATGCTAAGGCAGCTCTCTTTACATGAGGACTATGTACTGTTTCTAGTGCAAGAGGGATATTACCTTGAAGCATTACGGTATGCACGGAAGTATAAG GTCAATACCGTCAGAGCTTCACTGTTTCTTGAGGCAGCATTTATCTCCAATGATTCGCAGCATTTAGCTGCTGTCCTTAGATTCTTTACAGACTTCATTCCTGGCTTCAGAGACACATCCGATCACAACACTTACTACCGCATTCTCAGTGAGATGAACTCATACATTGCTGCTTAA
- the LOC133720546 gene encoding uncharacterized protein LOC133720546 isoform X2, translating to MSGKASSSQLSSGLSGSGALSHVYIPYLPLRCNVPGSRGLFYDDGNKLLLSPTSDQVFCWKTVPFDPTVAPTSDSLTEGPIVSIRYSLDSKFIAVQRSDQEIQFWDRGSGETFSQRCKSESESILGFFWTDCPLCDIVFVKTSGLDLFAYNSESKSLQLVETRKLNVSWYVYTHESRLVLLASGMQCKTFTGFQLSSAGIIRLPKFEMAMAKSEANNKPVLAAEDIFIVTVYGRIYCLQVDRIAMLLHSYRFYRDVVVQQGSLPIYSSKVAVSVVDNVLLVHQVDAKVVILYDIYADSRAPISAPLPLLFRGFPRSNSSSLRSNREDTESSEVNISDHEAIIYGDDWTFLVPDLIFSVSNKLLWKIHLDLEAISASSSEVPSVLEFLQRRKLEASKAKQLCLSIARTVILERRPVSTVARAIDVLVSSYSHSIKTGNYLKGTKAGKTLPTGMPHTTGPKLIADSSASRVDAIGKSIKYESSAGVDSESPNRFLTFSNSDSEEDASFFDSKIDRGKLTGAETSVSEARSSLVNNPLDANLSEQQESQLTSPAISPDEMYSFVFAPVEEEMVGEPSYLVAIIVEFLRSANLEKVEVRPNLYVLTIQLLARSERYAELGLFVLNKILEPSKEVAMQLLESGRQNSRTRKLGLDMLRQLSLHEDYVLFLVQEGYYLEALRYARKYKVNTVRASLFLEAAFISNDSQHLAAVLRFFTDFIPGFRDTSDHNTYYRILSEMNSYIAA from the exons gtCTTCTGTTGGAAAACTGTTCCTTTTGATCCTACGGTTGCTCCTACCTCTGATTCACTTACTGAAGGGCCCATCGTATCTATTCGATATTCCTTAGACTCGAAGTTTATAGCAGTCCAAAGATCTGATCAGGAGATACAATTTTGGGATAGAGGAAGTGGAGAAACATTTAGTCAGAGGTGCAAGTCTGAGTCGGAGAGTATACTGGGGTTCTTTTGGACAGATTGTCCCTTGTGTGATATTGTTTTTGTAAAGACCAG TGGGCTGGACTTATTTGCTTACAATTCGGAGTCAAAATCACTTCAATTGGTTGAGACAAGAAAATTGAATGTCAGTTGGTATGTTTATACACATGAAAGTCGCCTGGTTCTTCTTGCTTCTGGAATGCAGTGCAAAACCTTTACCGGTTTTCAG CTTTCATCTGCAGGGATTATTCGTTTGCCAAAGTTTGAGATGGCAATGGCTAAATCCGAGGCTAACAATAAGCCCGTCCTAGCTGCTGAAGATATTTTCATTGTCACTGT CTATGGTAGAATATATTGCCTGCAAGTTGATAGGATTGCAATGCTCCTCCATTCTTATAGGTTTTACCGCGATGTGGTGGTACAACAG GGTTCTTTGCCTATTTATTCAAGCAAGGTTGCTGTGAGTGTGGTTGATAATGTACTGCTTGTGCATCAAGTTGATGCGAAGGTTGTTATACTGTATGATATTTATGCTGATTCTCGAGCTCCCATATCTGCACCACTGCCTTTACTATTCAGGGGTTTCCCCAGGTCCAATTCTTCTTCGCTGCGATCAAATAGGGAAGATACTGAAAGTTCAGAAGTGAATATAAGTGATCATGAAGCAATCATCTATGGAGATGACTGGACATTTCTTGTACCTGACCTCATATTTTCTGTTTCTAATAAACTCTTATGGAAGATCCATTTAGATCTTGAG GCAATTTCTGCCAGTAGCTCAGAAGTACCATCAGTTCTAGAATTCTTGCAGCGGCGAAAGTTGGAGGCCAGTAAG GCTAAGCAGTTGTGCTTGTCAATAGCACGCACTGTTATTCTAGAACGGAGACCTGTGTCCACAGTTGCtagggcaatagatgttttagtTTCCTCTTATTCTCACTCTATTAAGACAGGAAATTATCTTAAGGGAACCAAAGCTGGGAAGACATTACCTACTGGCATGCCACACACAACTGGTCCTAAGTTAATTGCTGATTCATCTGCCAGTAGAGTAGATGCAATTGGAAAATCCATCAAGTATGAATCTTCTGCTGGAGTGGACAGTGAATCGCCTAATAGATTTTTAACCTTTTCAAATTCGGACTCTGAGGAGGATGCTAGCTTCTTTGATAGTAAAATAGACAGAGGGAAGTTAACCGGTGCTGAAACTTCTGTATCTGAAGCTCGGTCTTCATTGGTTAACAACCCATTGGATGCTAATCTTTCTGAGCAGCAAGAGTCTCAACTTACCTCTCCAGCAATTTCACCTGATGAAATGTACAGTTTTGTGTTTGCTCCTGTAGAGGAAGAGATGGTTGGAGAACCTTCTTACTTGGTTGCTATCATTGTTGAGTTTCTTCGCAG CGCTAATTTGGAAAAGGTTGAAGTCCGTCCTAATCTTTATGTCCTGACCATCCAATTGCTAGCGCGCAGTGAGCGATATGCAGAACTTGGGCTGTTTGTCTTAAACAAG ATTCTTGAACCTTCTAAAGAAGTAGCGATGCAGCTCCTAGAGTCTGGCCGTCAGAATTCCCGGACAAGGAAGTTGGGTTTGGATATGCTAAGGCAGCTCTCTTTACATGAGGACTATGTACTGTTTCTAGTGCAAGAGGGATATTACCTTGAAGCATTACGGTATGCACGGAAGTATAAG GTCAATACCGTCAGAGCTTCACTGTTTCTTGAGGCAGCATTTATCTCCAATGATTCGCAGCATTTAGCTGCTGTCCTTAGATTCTTTACAGACTTCATTCCTGGCTTCAGAGACACATCCGATCACAACACTTACTACCGCATTCTCAGTGAGATGAACTCATACATTGCTGCTTAA